A genomic window from Gossypium hirsutum isolate 1008001.06 chromosome D10, Gossypium_hirsutum_v2.1, whole genome shotgun sequence includes:
- the LOC107914997 gene encoding sulfate transporter 3.1, which yields MGSTGEYESQRRVPVPPSKPFLKSLQARLKETFFPDDPFRQFKNQPISNKFLLGLQYFVPIIEWAPLYTFDFFKADLIAGITVASLAVPQGISYASLASIPPILGLYSSFVPPLLYAMLGSSRDLAVGTVAVASLLISSMLGKEVSPTENPKQYVQLVFTATFFAGVFQASLGILRLGFIVDFLSHATIVGFMGGAATIVCFQQLKGILGLVHFTHETDLVSVMRSVFSQIHQWRWESAVLGCCFLFFLLLTRYFSKRKAAFFWINAMAPLTTVILGSLLVYLTHAEKHGVQVIGHLKKGLNPPSASDLAFGSPHLMAAIKTGIVIGIIGLAEGIAVGRTFAMFKNYHIDGNKEMIAFGMMNIAGSCTSCYLTAGPFSRTAVNFNAGSRSAVSNIVMATAVMFTLLFLTPLFHYTPLVVLSSIIIAAMLGLLDYEAAIHLWKIDKFDFFICLGAYLGVVLGSVEIGLIISITVSLLRIILFVARPRTMVLGNIPNSGIYRSMDQYQIANSVPGILILQIDAPVFFANAIYLRERISRWIYEEEDGLKSAGEASLHYVILDLSAVGSIDTSGISMLEELMKNVHRKGLQLVLANPQSEVMKKLDKSKLIDKIGQGWIFLTVGEAVDACNCMLHTCKSIHVAVDQNAEENKV from the exons ATGGGAAGTACCGGAGAGTATGAGAGCCAGCGCCGGGTACCGGTTCCTCCTTCGAAACCATTTCTCAAGTCTTTACAAGCAAGACTCAAGGAGACTTTCTTTCCTGATGACCCTTTTAGGCAGTTCAAGAATCAGCCTATTTCCAACAAGTTCTTGCTCGGATTACAATATTTTGTACCAATTATTGAATGGGCTCCTCTTTACACTTTCGACTTCTTTAAGGCTGATTTGATTGCCGGTATCACCGTTGCCAGCCTTGCCGTTCCTCAAGGGATAAGCTATGCAAGTTTGGCTAGCATTCCACCAATTCTTGGACTTT ACTCAAGCTTTGTTCCGCCGCTGCTATATGCCATGTTGGGGAGCTCCAGAGATTTGGCAGTGGGGACTGTAGCTGTCGCATCACTTCTAATATCTTCAATGCTTGGCAAGGAGGTTAGCCCTACTGAGAACCCCAAGCAATATGTTCAGTTAGTCTTCACGGCTACTTTCTTTGCTGGAGTGTTCCAAGCTTCCCTTGGCATCTTAAG ACTTGGATTTATCGTGGATTTTCTGTCACATGCAACCATAGTGGGATTTATGGGTGGAGCAGCAACGATTGTGTGCTTTCAACAATTGAAAGGGATTCTTGGTTTAGTTCATTTTACTCATGAGACTGATCTTGTATCTGTTATGCGCTCAGTTTTCAGCCAAATTCATcag TGGAGATGGGAGAGTGCTGTTCTGGGatgttgttttcttttcttccttctcctcACAAGATACTTT AGCAAGAGAAAGGCGGCTTTCTTCTGGATAAACGCCATGGCACCGCTCACCACAGTTATTTTGGGAAGCCTTCTCGTTTATCTGACGCATGCAGAAAAACATGGCGTTCAAGTG ATTGGGCACTTGAAGAAAGGGTTGAATCCACCGTCTGCATCAGACCTGGCGTTTGGGTCGCCCCACTTGATGGCGGCTATAAAAACCGGGATCGTCATTGGCATCATTGGCCTTGCT GAAGGAATTGCAGTCGGAAGAACCTTTGCCATGTTCAAGAACTATCACATTGATGGGAACAAAGAAATGATCGCCTTCGGGATGATGAACATTGCTGGCTCATGCACCTCCTGTTACTTAACTGCAG GACCATTTTCAAGAACTGCAGTGAACTTCAATGCTGGAAGCAGAAGTGCAGTCTCCAACATTGTAATGGCAACAGCAGTGATGTTTACGTTGTTATTTCTAACACCATTGTTCCATTACACTCCTCTTGTGGTACTTTCCTCTATAATTATAGCAGCCATGCTTGGCCTGCTTGACTATGAAGCTGCAATCCACCTTTGGAAAATTGACAAATTCGACTTCTTCATCTGCTTGGGGGCATATCTCGGTGTTGTCCTCGGAAGCGTTGAGATTGGTCTAATCATTTCG ATCACTGTTTCATTGCTAAGGATTATTCTCTTTGTGGCGAGGCCCAGAACGATGGTTTTAGGCAATATTCCAAACTCTGGGATCTATAGAAGTATGGACCAATACCAAATCGCGAACAGTGTTCCAGGGATTCTCATACTGCAAATAGACGCCCCTGTTTTCTTTGCCAATGCAATCTATCTAAGAGAAAG GATCTCGAGATGGATTTATGAAGAGGAAGACGGGTTAAAATCTGCAGGGGAAGCAAGCTTACACTATGTCATATTAGATTTGAGTG cGGTAGGTAGCATTGATACTAGTGGAATTAGCATGCTCGAAGAACTCATGAAGAATGTCCATAGAAAAGGTCTACAG CTTGTCTTGGCTAACCCGCAAAGCGAGGTGATGAAGAAGCTAGACAAGTCAAAACTCATTGACAAGATCGGGCAAGGATGGATCTTCTTGACAGTAGGAGAGGCTGTTGACGCATGTAATTGCATGCTGCACACATGCAAGTCAATTCATGTAGCAGTTGACCAGAATGCTGAAGAGAATAAAGTCTAA